The Vicia villosa cultivar HV-30 ecotype Madison, WI unplaced genomic scaffold, Vvil1.0 ctg.002581F_1_1, whole genome shotgun sequence genome has a window encoding:
- the LOC131639302 gene encoding uncharacterized protein LOC131639302 → MQGMHGQQPPAPVPVPQAAAGPEFCAFFRMDPPDFVGGLYSLLAHDWLAGMERVFQAIHCTEEEKVIFATQKMTGPTLRWWNTASTYFTAQEIPKDWKHFKVAFLEMYFPNSVRTQKEREFQNFKHGSLFVSEYAEKFEDLADYSRLVVYAPDELWKIDHLKRVQEERNQNKTNFREQGRSGQHLKPRNPPPKKKQGYGDQSTQPPYCHKCNKKHTGECKYASVTCFGYVDCGATHSFISTECVYRLGLEVNSLPEPMVISSATDNTVEARLICKDCSVSFNGRDFLIDLICLPLKRLDVILGMDWLSLNLVYIGCKEKAIFIPAEETSSDNAITKLIEVPSKEPSIRVEFSEIPVVCDFPDVFPEDITSLPPEREAEFSIDLVPGTAPISITPYRMSPIELRELKNQL, encoded by the exons atgcaaggtATGCATGGACAACAACCTCCTGCTCCAGTTCCCGTTCCTCAAGCTGCAGCTGGACCAGAATTTTGTGCCTTCTTCAGGATGGATCCTCCAGATTTTGTTGGTGGACTTTATTCCTTATTGGCTCATGATTGGTTAGCTGGTATGGAAAGGGTGTTTCAGGCCATTCATTGTACTGAAGAAGAAAAGGTGATCTTTGCTACACAGAAGATGACGGGACCGActcttaggtggtggaacactgcatCTACTTATTTCACCGCACAAGAGATTCCTAAGGATTGGAAACATTTCAAGGTAGCATTCTTGGAGATGTATTTTCCCAACAGTGTAAGAACTCAGAAGGAGCGAGAATTTCAGAATTTCAAGCATGGCAGCTTGTTTGTTTCAgaatatgctgagaagtttgaagaCTTGGCTGATTATTCCCGACTAGTTGTTTATGCTCCGgatgaactatggaagattgacca tttgaagagggttcaagaagagaggaaccagaacaAGACTAATTTTAGGGAGCAAGGAAGATCTGGCCAGCATCTAAAGCCCCGTAATCctccaccaaagaagaagcagggTTATGGTGACCAATCAACTCAACCGCCTTATTGTCACAAGTGTAATAAGAAGCATACCGGAGAGTGCAAGTACGCTTCAGTGACTTGTTTTGGATATG ttgattgtggagctaCTCATTCTTTTATCTCTACCGAGTGTGTTTATcgacttggtttggaagttaATTCATTACCCGAACCTATGGTCATTTCTTCGGCAACGGATAATACCGTGGAAGCTCGACTAATCTGTAAGGATTGTTCGGTATCTTTTAATGGTCGTGACTTCCTGATTGATCTAATTTGCTTACCCCTCAAGAGGctcgatgtcattcttggaatggattggttgtctcttaaTTTGGTGTATATTGGTTGCAAGGAGAAGGCCATATTTATTCCTGCAGAAGAGACTTCTTCCGATAatgcaattaccaagttgatagaag ttCCTTCCAAGGAACCTTCTATAAGGGTTGAATTTTCCGAGATTCCGGTGGTGTGTGATTTTCCTGATGTGTTTCCCGAGgacatcacttctcttcctccggaaagggaagcggAGTTCTCAATTGATCTTGTTCCTGGTACTGCCCCAATTTCCATCACTccttataggatgtctcctattgaactcagagaactgaAGAACCAGTTATAA